Proteins encoded by one window of Vitis riparia cultivar Riparia Gloire de Montpellier isolate 1030 chromosome 11, EGFV_Vit.rip_1.0, whole genome shotgun sequence:
- the LOC117925660 gene encoding uncharacterized protein LOC117925660: MATVVLRSQDCLRDRFHPETLTYSPLLKSRPNPNSNPNPNGTRARRRKRSPLGFQDNGNDRVPDRYGSMVVKSPARNLVMGQVTILKRGEALSLPKNRGLGNDRKGRARREADLDLMLGSTDRLGPEPEMVQKEIRVSESKVVDGLYAGSAFFSSPPPSSLPLPLFFTKKDGSPSNDAATSDLRRLLRLDFL; the protein is encoded by the coding sequence ATGGCCACTGTAGTCCTTCGATCCCAAGATTGTCTCAGGGATCGTTTTCACCCCGAAACCCTAACTTATTCCCCTCTTCTTAAATCTCGTCCTAACCCTAActctaaccctaaccctaatggTACGCGGGCTCGTCGACGGAAGCGGAGTCCGCTGGGGTTTCAAGATAATGGAAATGATCGAGTTCCAGATCGGTATGGATCGATGGTGGTGAAGTCGCCGGCAAGGAATCTGGTCATGGGACAGGTGACGATATTGAAGCGTGGCGAGGCCTTGAGTCTACCCAAAAACCGAGGGCTTGGAAATGACAGGAAGGGGAGGGCGAGGCGCGAGGCTGATTTGGATTTGATGCTGGGCTCGACGGATCGGCTAGGTCCGGAGCCTGAAATGGTTCAGAAAGAGATTAGAGTTTCGGAATCGAAGGTCGTGGACGGCCTTTATGCCGGATCAGCGTTCTTCTCTTCGCCTCCTCCGAGTTCTCTTCCACTCCCTCTTTTCTTCACAAAGAAGGATGGATCTCCCAGTAACGACGCGGCCACTAGCGATCTACGGCGATTGCTGCGTCTCGATTTCCTTTGA